In Paracoccaceae bacterium Fryx2, a single genomic region encodes these proteins:
- a CDS encoding NAD(P)/FAD-dependent oxidoreductase, with translation MNSRRDRVSGLAHLVMNLDPRVTEGMGLARHGLALGAALPTVALAAGEPLTIRGAQLSGGPDGAAWAALHARLLAFAGVLAPFRAMTPPRLARGAGNDWLRLARAGFGLRGLGKTEFREFLRMILINVADVPEDELTDDRLRGALAFDATLGAWLGPRSPNSLMLLLNRLSVGGGAVRLPQGGMGAVAQAMARSAEAAGVTLHCGAKVARVLVEGDRAVGVQLDSGEEIRARTVVSAINPATTFRQLVGPAHLDAGFFRRTQQIRSRGGAAKLHLALRGTPDFRGADLTARLVIAPSVRAVETAFNAVKYGEVPTVPVLEAVLPSAHDAAMAPDGHHVLSAIVQFAPHAPRAGRDAARAQMLENTLSVLEAHAPGLRGLIAHAELLMPHDVEDRFAMPGGNWHHGELAVEQMLFLRPLPGAAQYATPLPGLWLAGAGSHPGGGISGAAGWNAAERMAAGFRAGV, from the coding sequence TTGAATTCGCGCCGGGACCGCGTGTCGGGGCTGGCGCATCTGGTCATGAACCTCGATCCAAGGGTGACCGAGGGCATGGGGCTGGCGCGGCACGGGTTGGCGCTGGGGGCCGCGCTGCCGACCGTGGCGCTGGCAGCCGGGGAGCCGCTGACCATCCGGGGCGCGCAATTGTCGGGCGGGCCGGACGGGGCAGCATGGGCCGCGCTGCACGCCCGCCTGCTGGCCTTTGCCGGGGTGCTGGCCCCCTTCCGCGCCATGACACCGCCGCGCCTGGCACGTGGTGCGGGCAACGACTGGCTGCGGCTGGCGCGGGCGGGCTTCGGGCTGCGCGGGTTGGGCAAGACGGAGTTCCGCGAATTCCTGCGGATGATCCTGATCAACGTCGCCGACGTGCCGGAAGACGAGCTGACCGACGACCGCCTGCGCGGCGCGCTGGCGTTCGATGCTACGCTTGGGGCCTGGCTCGGGCCACGCTCGCCCAATTCGCTGATGCTGCTGCTGAACCGGCTTTCGGTCGGCGGGGGCGCGGTGCGGCTGCCGCAAGGCGGCATGGGGGCGGTGGCGCAGGCCATGGCGCGGTCGGCCGAGGCGGCGGGCGTCACTTTGCACTGCGGGGCAAAGGTGGCGCGGGTGCTGGTCGAGGGCGACCGCGCGGTGGGCGTGCAGCTTGACAGCGGCGAGGAGATCCGCGCGCGCACGGTGGTCAGCGCCATCAACCCCGCCACGACATTCCGGCAACTGGTGGGGCCTGCGCATCTCGATGCCGGGTTCTTCCGGCGCACGCAGCAGATCCGGTCGCGCGGCGGGGCGGCCAAGCTGCATCTCGCCTTGCGCGGCACGCCGGATTTCCGCGGCGCCGACCTGACGGCCCGTCTGGTGATCGCACCCTCGGTGCGCGCGGTGGAAACCGCCTTCAACGCGGTGAAATACGGCGAGGTGCCGACGGTGCCGGTGCTGGAGGCGGTGCTGCCTTCGGCGCACGACGCTGCGATGGCCCCCGACGGCCATCACGTCCTGTCGGCCATCGTGCAGTTCGCGCCGCACGCCCCCCGCGCCGGGCGCGATGCGGCGAGGGCGCAGATGCTGGAAAACACCCTGAGCGTGCTGGAGGCCCACGCCCCCGGCCTGCGCGGGCTGATCGCCCATGCCGAACTGCTGATGCCCCATGACGTCGAGGACCGCTTCGCCATGCCCGGCGGCAACTGGCATCATGGCGAGCTGGCGGTGGAACAGATGCTGTTCCTGCGTCCTCTGCCCGGGGCCGCGCAGTATGCCACCCCCCTGCCCGGCCTGTGGCTGGCGGGCGCGGGCTCGCACCCCGGCGGCGGCATCTCCGGCGCGGCGGGCTGGAACGCGGCGGAGCGGATGGCTGCTGGATTCCGCGCTGGGGTATGA
- a CDS encoding glycine cleavage T C-terminal barrel domain-containing protein, which translates to MAEVTDNIATLSLQGPCSATVLGLAGFDVSALKPFRMARFVFQGGEITISRTGFTGDLGYELWAKPDQALPLWDALMDAGALYGIRPIGTDALNLARIEAGFLITNMDFIPADQAVREDRARSPFELGLDWMIDWDKGHFTGRRALLAERDTGSSRWALVGLDVAGNVAAEGALIYLDRRIEVGHITAAAWSPATKRNIAIAHLRRPHQTSGNLWVEIYALRELQYAKLMLPVSVTPRPLRAEAGRVGAAAWLHLPALPAGAAACAGRLAGALRRRFRGLPDDRGAAGADGRLGHHAAGQLEIGARRG; encoded by the coding sequence GTGGCCGAAGTCACCGACAACATCGCGACGCTGAGCCTGCAGGGGCCGTGCAGCGCCACGGTGCTGGGGCTGGCAGGGTTCGATGTGTCGGCGCTGAAGCCCTTCCGCATGGCGCGGTTTGTGTTTCAGGGCGGCGAAATAACCATTTCGCGCACCGGCTTCACCGGCGATCTGGGGTATGAACTCTGGGCTAAACCTGATCAGGCGCTGCCGCTCTGGGATGCGCTGATGGACGCCGGGGCGCTTTATGGTATCCGGCCGATTGGCACCGACGCGCTGAACCTCGCGCGGATCGAGGCCGGGTTCCTGATCACCAACATGGATTTCATCCCGGCCGATCAGGCGGTGCGCGAGGACCGGGCACGCTCGCCGTTCGAACTGGGCCTTGACTGGATGATCGACTGGGACAAGGGGCATTTCACCGGCAGGCGCGCCCTGCTGGCCGAACGCGATACGGGCAGCAGCCGCTGGGCGCTGGTCGGGCTGGATGTCGCGGGCAACGTCGCGGCGGAGGGGGCGCTGATCTACCTCGACCGGCGGATCGAGGTTGGCCACATCACCGCCGCCGCCTGGTCGCCCGCCACCAAGCGCAACATCGCCATCGCCCATCTTCGCCGCCCGCATCAGACCAGCGGCAACCTTTGGGTCGAGATCTACGCGCTGCGAGAACTGCAATATGCCAAGCTGATGCTGCCGGTCAGCGTGACGCCGCGCCCGCTTCGGGCTGAAGCCGGTCGAGTTGGCGCTGCGGCATGGCTTCATCTTCCTGCGCTTCCTGCCGGGGCCGCAGCCTGCGCTGGCCGACTGGCTGGCGCCCTTCGACGCCGATTTCGCGGCCTACCGGACGACCGAGGTGCTGCCGGTGCAGACGGCAGGCTGGGGCACCACGCTGCCGGTCAACTGGAAATCGGTGCGCGACGTGGATAA
- a CDS encoding RHO alpha subunit C-terminal catalytic domain-containing protein, with product MQTAGWGTTLPVNWKSVRDVDNEGYHVAMAHPALQDLYGRTYRDLTFPDGLSQSIAEIGDQPGRRWSVRHYLALAPVQDWLPPHLRRAWTYYGLFPNAVFAFTPESVQFYQEVPVSPGLTRLTGRIYRRPHESRAMRVARHLACRIDRETSAEDRQLSIWSNESMKSQAFDAFHLSDLEYGVRAHHDQLRRILPVMTLDHAPPEVAMAAANAEMLGRTGHRS from the coding sequence GTGCAGACGGCAGGCTGGGGCACCACGCTGCCGGTCAACTGGAAATCGGTGCGCGACGTGGATAACGAGGGGTATCACGTCGCGATGGCGCATCCGGCGCTGCAAGACCTCTATGGCCGGACCTACCGCGACCTGACCTTTCCCGACGGGCTGTCGCAATCCATCGCGGAGATCGGAGATCAGCCGGGTCGGCGCTGGTCGGTGCGGCACTATCTGGCACTGGCCCCGGTGCAGGACTGGCTGCCGCCGCACCTGCGCCGGGCCTGGACGTATTACGGCCTGTTTCCCAACGCGGTTTTCGCCTTCACCCCCGAAAGCGTGCAGTTCTATCAGGAAGTCCCGGTCTCGCCGGGACTGACCCGCCTGACGGGCCGGATCTACCGCCGCCCGCACGAAAGCCGCGCGATGCGGGTGGCGCGCCATCTGGCCTGCCGGATCGACCGCGAAACCTCGGCCGAGGACCGGCAGCTTTCGATCTGGTCCAACGAGTCGATGAAGTCGCAGGCGTTCGACGCCTTCCACCTGTCGGATCTGGAATACGGCGTGCGGGCGCATCACGACCAGTTGCGCCGCATCCTGCCGGTGATGACGCTGGACCATGCGCCACCAGAGGTTGCAATGGCCGCCGCCAACGCGGAAATGCTTGGCAGAACCGGCCACCGATCCTAA
- a CDS encoding polyamine ABC transporter substrate-binding protein: MRPSWAQAGTVNVYNWADYIGETTLADFEAATGIGVTYDTYPSAEEMQAKMLAGSTGYDVVFTAGISQPQMITAGVYSKLDRARLTGWDNLDPAILAVMEGWDPGVQYGVPYMWGSVGFTYNVDLVKERIPDADLASLDLLFKPENAAKLADCGISILDSPTDIMLVVLKYLGLDGDTTDVADYDRVIEAFRPIREHIRTFDNANYLNAIPNGELCVVNSWSGDYAVAKARAAEAGIEMNLAYHVPMTGAPAWFDVMAIPTDAPNRDNAYAFIDFLLRPEVIAACTDFTGYANASKAANGLVDPAIFNDPAVYPDAETTARLWAPKPMSDAQERALTRAWTTIKSG; encoded by the coding sequence GTGCGCCCGTCCTGGGCGCAGGCGGGCACCGTCAACGTCTACAACTGGGCCGACTACATCGGAGAGACCACGCTGGCCGATTTCGAGGCGGCCACCGGTATTGGCGTGACCTACGACACCTATCCGTCTGCCGAGGAGATGCAGGCCAAGATGCTCGCAGGCTCGACCGGATACGACGTGGTGTTCACCGCGGGCATCAGCCAGCCGCAGATGATCACGGCCGGGGTCTACAGCAAGCTTGACCGGGCGCGGCTGACTGGCTGGGACAACCTCGACCCCGCGATCCTGGCCGTGATGGAAGGCTGGGACCCGGGCGTGCAATACGGCGTGCCCTACATGTGGGGCTCGGTCGGGTTCACCTACAATGTCGATCTGGTGAAGGAACGCATTCCCGACGCCGACCTGGCCAGCCTCGACCTGCTCTTCAAGCCGGAGAACGCAGCCAAGCTCGCCGATTGCGGCATCTCGATCCTCGACAGCCCGACCGACATCATGCTGGTGGTGCTGAAGTATCTGGGCCTTGATGGCGACACCACCGATGTGGCCGACTACGACAGGGTGATCGAGGCGTTCAGGCCGATCCGCGAGCATATCCGCACCTTCGACAATGCCAACTACCTGAACGCGATCCCGAATGGCGAGCTGTGCGTGGTCAACAGCTGGTCGGGCGATTATGCGGTGGCCAAGGCCCGCGCGGCCGAGGCGGGGATCGAGATGAACCTGGCCTACCATGTGCCAATGACCGGCGCGCCCGCCTGGTTCGACGTGATGGCGATTCCGACCGACGCGCCGAACAGGGACAATGCCTATGCCTTCATCGACTTCCTGCTGCGCCCCGAGGTGATTGCCGCCTGCACCGATTTCACCGGCTACGCCAATGCCAGCAAGGCCGCGAACGGGCTGGTCGATCCGGCGATCTTCAACGATCCGGCGGTTTACCCCGATGCGGAAACCACGGCACGGCTCTGGGCGCCCAAACCGATGAGCGACGCGCAGGAACGGGCGCTGACCCGGGCCTGGACCACGATCAAGTCCGGCTGA
- a CDS encoding ABC transporter ATP-binding protein yields the protein MDPAAPQPFIRIEGVSKAFGTFQAVRNVSLEIGKGEIFSLLGGSGCGKTTLLRMLAGFETPTAGRIFIDGQDMGGVPPWARPVHMMFQSYALFPHMTVEQNVGYGLKHEAMTPAQRRDRVREMLDLVQLGELAGRKPHQISGGQRQRVALARALARAPKLLLLDEPLAALDKKLREHTQFELMSIQDRMGVTFIVVTHDQEEAMTLSHRIAVMDRGEVKQVGTSTEIYEYPASRFVAGFIGSITFFDGVVQAVEGGQVRVDVPAMGGAVQARAVPGLVAGQPVTLALRPEKISISRTPLEGGNVLAGVVKDLAYFGKDSLYRVTLASGALVAVHAVNARRGGDGDRVADWEDAVWLRFEPGSAIVLAA from the coding sequence ATGGACCCCGCTGCGCCGCAGCCCTTCATCCGGATCGAGGGGGTCAGCAAAGCCTTCGGCACCTTTCAGGCGGTGCGCAATGTCAGCCTGGAGATCGGCAAGGGCGAGATCTTCTCGCTGCTGGGCGGGTCGGGCTGCGGCAAGACCACCCTGTTGCGGATGCTGGCGGGGTTCGAGACGCCGACCGCCGGGCGCATCTTCATCGACGGGCAGGACATGGGCGGCGTGCCGCCCTGGGCGCGCCCGGTCCACATGATGTTCCAGAGCTATGCCCTGTTTCCGCACATGACGGTGGAGCAGAACGTGGGCTACGGCCTGAAGCACGAAGCGATGACGCCAGCGCAGCGCCGCGACCGGGTGCGCGAGATGCTGGACCTCGTGCAACTGGGCGAGTTGGCGGGGCGCAAGCCGCACCAGATCTCGGGCGGGCAGCGGCAGCGCGTGGCGCTGGCCCGGGCGCTGGCGCGGGCGCCGAAGCTGCTGCTGCTGGACGAGCCGCTGGCGGCACTCGACAAGAAGCTGCGCGAGCATACCCAGTTCGAGCTGATGAGCATCCAGGACCGGATGGGTGTGACCTTCATCGTGGTGACCCATGACCAGGAGGAGGCAATGACCCTGTCGCACCGCATCGCGGTGATGGACCGGGGCGAGGTGAAGCAGGTCGGCACCTCGACCGAGATCTACGAATACCCCGCCAGCCGCTTCGTGGCAGGGTTCATCGGGTCGATCACCTTCTTCGATGGCGTGGTGCAGGCGGTGGAGGGCGGGCAGGTGCGTGTGGACGTGCCCGCGATGGGCGGAGCGGTGCAGGCCCGCGCCGTGCCGGGGCTGGTGGCCGGGCAGCCGGTGACACTGGCGCTGCGCCCCGAAAAGATCAGCATTTCCCGCACGCCGCTGGAGGGCGGCAACGTGCTGGCCGGTGTGGTGAAGGATCTGGCCTATTTCGGCAAGGACTCGCTTTACCGTGTCACGCTGGCGTCCGGCGCGCTGGTGGCGGTCCATGCCGTGAACGCCCGGCGCGGCGGTGACGGCGACCGGGTGGCGGATTGGGAGGATGCGGTGTGGCTGCGGTTCGAGCCGGGCTCGGCCATCGTGCTGGCGGCGTGA
- a CDS encoding ABC transporter permease: MRIGRRLADWFNRRGWSDIVIGAPYLWLVLFFLIPFLIVVAMSFATRTPTAPPFSFGGEHPLLNTEGYARLFSDSLYARAFGISLVNAGLATLFCLMIGYPMALALTRIGKGWRNVLLMLVILPFWTSFLLRVYAWMGLMGSNSWFNKLLTGAYNAMVPAEWALRSIPMMNSSFAVVLVTVYTYLPFMILPLYANLEKLDRTLDEAAMDLGSRPFRVFLDVTLPQSVPGIIAGGLLVFIPAAGELIIPSLVGDAGRPMIGRVISDEFASARDWPMASSVAVALLVLMVLPMMAFTHFQGKAGRGGGR, from the coding sequence ATGAGGATCGGGCGCAGGCTGGCGGACTGGTTCAACCGGCGCGGCTGGTCCGACATCGTGATCGGCGCGCCCTATCTGTGGCTCGTGCTGTTCTTCCTGATCCCATTCCTGATCGTGGTGGCGATGAGTTTCGCCACGCGCACCCCCACCGCGCCGCCGTTTTCGTTCGGCGGGGAGCATCCGCTGCTGAACACCGAAGGCTATGCCCGGCTGTTCAGCGACAGTCTTTACGCGCGGGCCTTCGGTATCTCGCTGGTGAATGCGGGGCTTGCGACGCTGTTCTGCCTGATGATCGGCTATCCGATGGCGCTGGCGCTGACGCGGATCGGCAAGGGCTGGCGCAACGTGCTGCTGATGCTGGTGATCCTGCCGTTCTGGACCTCGTTCCTGCTGCGGGTCTATGCCTGGATGGGGCTGATGGGGTCGAACAGCTGGTTCAACAAGCTGCTGACCGGGGCCTACAACGCGATGGTGCCGGCCGAATGGGCGCTGCGGTCGATCCCGATGATGAACAGCAGTTTCGCGGTCGTGCTGGTCACGGTCTATACCTACCTGCCCTTCATGATCCTGCCGCTTTACGCGAATCTGGAGAAGCTCGACCGCACTCTGGACGAGGCGGCGATGGATCTGGGGTCGCGGCCGTTCCGGGTGTTTCTGGACGTGACGCTGCCGCAGTCGGTGCCGGGGATCATCGCGGGTGGCCTTCTGGTGTTCATCCCGGCGGCGGGCGAGCTGATCATCCCCTCGCTGGTGGGCGATGCCGGGCGGCCGATGATCGGGCGGGTGATCTCGGACGAGTTCGCCTCGGCGCGCGACTGGCCGATGGCGTCGAGCGTGGCGGTGGCCTTGCTGGTGCTGATGGTGCTGCCGATGATGGCTTTTACCCATTTTCAGGGCAAGGCCGGGCGGGGGGGTGGGAGATGA
- a CDS encoding ABC transporter permease subunit — MNRRPVFLISVLCFGFAFFYIPILSMMVYSFNASRLATVWGGFSTKWYVALLGNDQVVRAALLSLQIALVSATAATVLGTLAGLALARFRRFHGRVLFSGLVTAPLIMPEVITGISALMLFILMAEWIGWPGQRGFTTITLAHITFSMVFVTTIVHSRLVQADPAIEEAAMDLGARPWQVLRDITLPVISPAILSGWLLAFTISLDDVVITQFTTGPGNTTLPLLIWSKVKLGVTPDINALATITVVIVGIGVALAGWLLHRAERRRERDMQMAYRANQ, encoded by the coding sequence ATGAACCGCCGCCCGGTGTTCCTGATTTCGGTGCTGTGTTTCGGCTTTGCCTTCTTCTACATCCCGATCCTGTCGATGATGGTCTATTCCTTCAACGCCTCGCGGCTGGCGACGGTCTGGGGCGGGTTCTCGACCAAGTGGTATGTGGCGCTGCTGGGCAACGACCAGGTGGTGCGCGCGGCGCTGCTGTCCTTGCAGATCGCGCTGGTGTCGGCCACGGCGGCGACGGTGCTGGGCACGCTGGCCGGGCTGGCGCTGGCGCGGTTTCGCCGTTTTCACGGGCGGGTGCTGTTTTCCGGGCTGGTCACCGCGCCGCTGATCATGCCCGAGGTGATCACCGGCATCTCGGCGCTGATGCTGTTCATCCTGATGGCGGAATGGATCGGCTGGCCGGGGCAGCGCGGTTTCACCACAATCACGCTGGCGCACATCACCTTTTCCATGGTGTTCGTGACGACCATCGTCCATTCGCGGCTGGTGCAGGCCGACCCCGCGATCGAGGAGGCGGCGATGGACCTTGGCGCGCGCCCCTGGCAGGTGCTGCGTGACATCACCCTGCCGGTGATCAGCCCCGCGATCCTGTCGGGGTGGCTTCTGGCCTTCACCATCAGTCTGGATGACGTGGTGATCACCCAGTTCACCACCGGGCCGGGCAACACCACGCTGCCGCTGCTGATCTGGTCGAAGGTCAAGCTGGGGGTGACGCCCGACATCAACGCGCTGGCCACGATCACGGTGGTGATCGTCGGCATCGGGGTGGCGCTGGCGGGCTGGCTGCTGCACCGGGCCGAGCGGCGGCGCGAGCGTGACATGCAGATGGCCTACCGGGCCAACCAATGA
- a CDS encoding dimethylsulfonioproprionate lyase family protein: protein MTDDMTLAHLTTPPGVPGPGRLRYGAAMALHRQGKLSDAALEVYRICAPLDGEDPAALLAARGLGAEIRAACVPGPEAAVRALVAEADRYIATLPGPGVAEVRAGLGRFGGGAVRVLGRGNAVVDAHLGSALAPLALTHPALAAAIAAAVPHLDWATFDDYPAEDIGATFLAGNAYCIVVGEAGPIVAEGFDFGLFLVAPHVFYRDHHHKAPELYAPLTGPHGWRFRPGDALTVKPAHQPVWNEPDAPHATKVGAVPFLCLYGWTADVKAPARVIPSGDWPVLDALRMGRECWPI from the coding sequence ATGACCGACGACATGACACTGGCCCATCTGACGACCCCGCCCGGCGTGCCGGGGCCGGGGCGCTTGCGCTACGGCGCGGCTATGGCGCTGCACCGGCAGGGTAAGTTGTCGGATGCGGCGCTGGAGGTCTACCGGATCTGCGCGCCGCTGGATGGCGAAGATCCCGCCGCTTTGCTGGCGGCGCGCGGGCTGGGGGCCGAGATCCGGGCCGCTTGCGTGCCGGGGCCGGAAGCCGCGGTCCGGGCGCTGGTGGCCGAGGCCGACCGTTACATCGCCACCCTGCCCGGCCCCGGCGTGGCCGAGGTGCGCGCCGGGCTGGGGCGCTTTGGCGGCGGCGCGGTGCGGGTGCTGGGGCGCGGCAACGCGGTGGTGGACGCGCATCTGGGGTCGGCGCTGGCACCCCTGGCGCTCACCCATCCGGCGCTGGCCGCAGCCATCGCCGCCGCCGTGCCGCATCTGGACTGGGCGACGTTCGACGACTATCCGGCCGAGGATATCGGGGCAACCTTCCTTGCGGGCAATGCCTATTGCATCGTGGTGGGCGAGGCCGGGCCGATCGTGGCGGAAGGCTTCGACTTCGGGCTGTTTCTGGTGGCGCCGCATGTCTTCTACCGCGACCACCACCACAAGGCGCCCGAGCTTTACGCGCCGCTGACCGGCCCGCACGGCTGGCGCTTCCGCCCCGGCGACGCGCTGACCGTGAAGCCCGCGCATCAGCCGGTGTGGAACGAGCCCGACGCACCCCATGCCACCAAGGTCGGCGCGGTGCCGTTCCTGTGCCTCTATGGCTGGACGGCGGATGTGAAAGCGCCCGCCCGGGTTATTCCTTCCGGCGACTGGCCCGTGCTCGACGCGCTGCGGATGGGGCGTGAATGCTGGCCGATCTGA